Proteins co-encoded in one Spiroplasma gladiatoris genomic window:
- a CDS encoding ABC transporter ATP-binding protein, with product MQSIEERLKFFSKDKFKKYGALLKEAIKAHPKLFTLFIVISILDTALFSGMSFIISSLVKSVTNTGGHFIFGLEVQWYHWVAIGCAMVVLYAIVDYLLNYTSGIFTRLTEIFVRVKCLKTLTDVDLSFYSKNQIGNIMTKIIGDSQGLADGMNEFLVNLCYIILMFILINVIMFSLDWKIALICLAIFSFLFIVAWTIFFRYQKALIRSIDFKQINDTNDVDRLMNIRLIKSSGTELSEYEKIKIQNSKYGQKINKTVWWSTIMIIFTNFFGWILPGIITLTIMFLYKDTMSVANISSLIISFISFISILTGAIFLLPIILRALSRTMNCNTRLVYIYSHKSLLQYVDNPKKINTIESIELKNLEFIYPEAPGKLIMPEINFKFEKGKSYAFVGETGSGKSTIAKLLLRFYDPSKGSVLINGIDLKEIDLPSYLSHVGYVEQEPQILFGTVLDNIRYGNFDATDEEVIAAAKKAQLHNFILGLSEKYDTILGERGFILSGGQKQRLVIARMFLKNPELLILDEATSALDNIVEKEVQSQLDKLIVGRTTIVIAHRLSTIKNCDQIIVLGKDAGGIIEVGTFDELKNSTGHFGKLYKAGLMS from the coding sequence ATGCAATCAATAGAAGAAAGATTAAAATTTTTTTCAAAAGATAAATTCAAAAAGTATGGCGCTCTTTTAAAAGAAGCTATAAAAGCGCATCCAAAATTATTTACATTATTTATTGTTATATCAATTCTTGATACAGCTTTATTCTCAGGAATGTCTTTTATTATCTCAAGTTTAGTAAAAAGTGTAACTAATACAGGAGGGCATTTTATTTTTGGACTAGAAGTACAATGATATCATTGAGTAGCAATTGGTTGTGCAATGGTAGTTTTATACGCAATAGTAGACTACCTTTTAAATTATACTAGTGGGATATTTACAAGATTAACTGAAATATTTGTAAGGGTTAAATGTTTAAAAACATTAACTGATGTTGATCTTAGTTTTTATTCAAAAAATCAAATCGGAAATATTATGACAAAAATTATTGGCGACTCACAAGGACTAGCTGATGGAATGAATGAATTTTTGGTTAACTTGTGTTACATAATCTTAATGTTTATTTTAATTAACGTGATTATGTTTAGTTTAGATTGAAAAATAGCATTAATTTGTTTAGCAATTTTTTCATTCTTATTTATAGTTGCATGAACAATATTTTTTAGATATCAAAAAGCTTTAATTAGATCAATTGACTTTAAACAAATAAATGATACAAATGATGTTGATAGATTAATGAACATTCGTTTAATTAAATCAAGTGGTACTGAACTAAGTGAGTATGAAAAAATAAAAATTCAAAATAGTAAATATGGTCAAAAAATTAATAAAACTGTTTGATGATCAACTATAATGATTATTTTTACAAACTTTTTTGGTTGAATTTTACCGGGTATAATAACTTTAACAATTATGTTTTTGTATAAAGACACAATGTCTGTTGCAAATATATCATCATTAATAATTTCATTTATTTCATTTATTTCAATTTTAACTGGTGCAATATTTTTATTGCCTATAATTTTAAGAGCTTTATCAAGAACTATGAACTGTAATACAAGATTGGTTTATATTTATTCACATAAATCACTTTTACAGTATGTTGATAATCCAAAAAAAATTAATACAATTGAATCAATTGAATTAAAAAACTTAGAATTTATTTATCCTGAAGCACCTGGAAAATTAATTATGCCAGAAATAAATTTTAAATTTGAAAAAGGAAAAAGTTATGCATTTGTTGGTGAAACTGGTAGTGGAAAATCAACAATTGCCAAATTATTATTAAGATTTTATGATCCTTCAAAAGGAAGTGTTTTGATAAATGGAATTGATTTAAAAGAAATTGATTTACCTTCTTATCTAAGTCATGTCGGTTATGTTGAACAAGAACCTCAAATACTATTTGGTACTGTTTTAGATAACATTAGATATGGTAATTTTGATGCAACTGATGAAGAAGTAATAGCAGCTGCTAAAAAAGCACAATTACATAACTTTATACTAGGACTTTCAGAAAAATATGACACAATTTTAGGAGAACGTGGATTTATTTTATCTGGAGGACAAAAACAAAGACTTGTTATAGCAAGAATGTTTTTAAAAAATCCTGAGTTACTAATTTTAGATGAAGCAACAAGTGCTTTAGATAATATTGTTGAAAAAGAAGTTCAATCGCAATTAGATAAATTAATTGTTGGTAGAACTACAATAGTGATTGCTCACAGATTAAGTACAATAAAAAATTGTGATCAAATAATTGTTTTAGGAAAAGATGCCGGTGGAATTATTGAAGTTGGTACTTTTGATGAATTAAAAAATTCAACTGGTCATTTTGGAAAATTATATAAAGCAGGATTAATGAGTTAG
- a CDS encoding ABC transporter ATP-binding protein — MKYEQGAKSKIMDKIQSEKSQIGYLKMLFRYFKRHPFFGVWIFSLAIITSGIAVSLPLVMQEMITCLQGIDDKITSSFLGFQFGWEQWMYLQIGMYVVLAFTVFNLYLAVGKLGKRVEVHLRNQTVKSLLLQDISYYTDQKIGEILTRIAQDTQIIGDQTQLIPTLGLMAIFNFLGSAIVLTHIDLRLGLISFAFVLLGVSSIFLFMSRVQKKMMQLRTVITYVNGDITDRVATMRLIKASGTEEYEKQRYSDIHNEFYDVVKMFFRRFSSILTSAFVAVMSVQLVIFTCAYVFYSDDTNRLIVVATSFAAGLGTMVSPIYQVLRISFGYLLANQCTKRVQLVITSKPRFDQHYYEGTGINLEHIDGDIIFEGVKFAYPEKLEQIILPKFDFKFEKGKSYAFVGETGSGKSTISRLLLRFYDPTEGRILINGNVNLKDIRLKSYLNRVGYVEQEPQIMFGTAKENIKYTNPEASDEEVIEAAKKANLHDLIMTWPLGYDTILGERGFMLSGGQKQRLVIARMFLKNPELLILDEATSALDNVIEKEIQVELEKLMVGRTSVSIAHRLSTIKNCDQIIVLAPGQGVVQMGTYEELKKIPGHFKNLYDAGLMKVDKKTVAL; from the coding sequence ATGAAATATGAACAAGGTGCAAAAAGTAAAATCATGGATAAAATCCAATCTGAAAAAAGTCAAATTGGATATTTAAAAATGCTTTTTAGATATTTTAAAAGACATCCTTTTTTTGGGGTTTGAATATTTTCTTTAGCTATTATAACAAGTGGTATTGCTGTTAGTTTACCTTTAGTAATGCAAGAAATGATAACTTGTTTACAAGGTATTGATGATAAAATAACTTCAAGTTTTTTAGGTTTTCAATTTGGTTGGGAACAATGAATGTATTTGCAAATTGGAATGTATGTTGTTTTAGCATTTACTGTATTTAATTTGTATCTTGCTGTTGGAAAATTAGGAAAACGTGTAGAAGTTCATTTAAGAAATCAAACTGTAAAATCATTACTTTTACAAGATATTTCTTATTACACCGATCAAAAAATCGGAGAAATTTTAACAAGAATCGCACAAGATACTCAAATTATTGGAGATCAAACTCAATTAATTCCAACACTGGGTTTAATGGCTATTTTTAACTTTTTAGGGTCTGCTATTGTATTAACTCATATTGATTTAAGATTAGGTTTAATATCATTTGCATTTGTGTTGTTGGGAGTTTCTTCAATCTTTTTATTTATGTCAAGAGTACAAAAAAAGATGATGCAATTAAGAACTGTTATTACTTATGTTAATGGAGATATTACAGATCGTGTTGCAACTATGCGTTTAATTAAAGCTAGTGGTACAGAAGAATACGAAAAACAACGTTATTCAGATATTCATAATGAATTTTATGATGTTGTAAAAATGTTTTTTAGAAGATTTAGTTCAATATTAACTTCTGCTTTTGTTGCAGTAATGTCTGTACAACTTGTTATATTTACTTGCGCATATGTTTTTTATTCAGATGATACAAATCGATTAATTGTTGTTGCTACATCATTTGCAGCAGGTTTAGGGACAATGGTAAGTCCAATATATCAAGTTTTAAGAATTTCGTTTGGTTATTTATTAGCAAATCAATGTACAAAAAGAGTACAACTAGTAATAACTTCAAAACCGAGATTTGATCAACATTATTATGAAGGAACTGGAATAAATCTAGAACATATTGATGGAGATATAATTTTTGAAGGAGTTAAATTTGCTTATCCTGAAAAATTAGAACAAATTATTTTACCTAAATTTGACTTTAAATTTGAAAAAGGAAAAAGCTATGCATTTGTTGGAGAAACTGGTAGTGGAAAGTCAACAATATCTAGATTACTGTTAAGATTTTATGATCCAACAGAAGGTAGAATTCTAATTAATGGGAATGTTAATTTAAAAGACATAAGACTTAAATCATATTTAAATAGAGTTGGTTATGTTGAGCAAGAACCTCAAATTATGTTTGGAACAGCTAAAGAAAATATTAAATATACAAATCCAGAAGCAAGTGACGAAGAAGTAATAGAAGCTGCTAAAAAAGCTAATCTTCATGATTTAATTATGACTTGACCATTAGGGTATGACACTATCTTAGGAGAGCGTGGATTTATGCTATCTGGAGGACAAAAACAAAGACTTGTTATTGCAAGAATGTTTTTAAAAAATCCTGAGTTACTAATTTTAGATGAAGCTACAAGTGCTTTAGATAACGTTATTGAAAAAGAAATACAAGTTGAACTTGAAAAATTAATGGTTGGAAGAACAAGTGTTTCAATTGCTCACAGATTAAGTACAATAAAAAATTGTGATCAAATTATTGTTTTAGCACCTGGTCAAGGTGTTGTTCAAATGGGAACTTATGAAGAACTTAAAAAAATCCCAGGTCATTTTAAAAACTTATATGATGCAGGATTAATGAAAGTAGATAAAAAAACAGTTGCTTTATAA
- the ffh gene encoding signal recognition particle protein, whose protein sequence is MGFGDFLSGRVKKSIEKNLKKTTLNEENIKEVLREIRLALLEADVNIEVVKKFISRVEKKAVGEYIQQGVRADQQMVKLVHEELVEILGKVNSPLEINKKPSIIMMAGLQGAGKTTTVGKLAYLLQKKYKKKVLMVGLDIYRPGAIDQLVELGSKNDLNTFEKGKQDPVKTAKLAVDFAQEKGYDVIILDTAGRLQIDQQLMKELKEIRKAVSPQEILLTVDGMTGQDIINVSQEFNSQLKLSGVIVTKLDGDARGGATLSITDITKLPIKFIGEGEGISALAEFHPKRMADRILGMGDVETLFEKAVDVVDQRTMEKTMKRMFAGQFDLEDLRNQLEQLSKMGSLGGLMKMMPGMNGKISDQQLEQAQKRLFVANVLMSSMTIKERRDPKVLKAPNRKKRILKGSGRTEKEYNELLNQFDKGKKQVLEMAKQLKSGRMPNMGGFRL, encoded by the coding sequence ATGGGATTTGGAGATTTTTTATCAGGACGTGTTAAAAAAAGTATAGAAAAAAATTTAAAAAAAACAACTTTAAACGAAGAAAACATCAAAGAAGTATTAAGAGAAATTAGACTAGCTTTACTTGAAGCTGACGTAAATATTGAAGTTGTTAAGAAATTTATAAGTAGAGTAGAAAAAAAAGCAGTTGGAGAGTATATTCAACAAGGTGTAAGAGCAGACCAACAAATGGTAAAACTTGTTCATGAAGAACTTGTTGAAATTTTAGGTAAAGTAAACTCTCCTTTAGAAATTAATAAAAAACCATCAATTATAATGATGGCTGGTTTACAAGGTGCTGGTAAAACAACAACAGTTGGTAAGTTAGCTTATTTATTACAAAAAAAATATAAGAAAAAAGTTTTAATGGTTGGATTAGATATTTACAGACCAGGTGCTATTGATCAATTAGTAGAACTGGGATCAAAAAATGATTTAAATACTTTTGAAAAAGGTAAACAAGATCCAGTTAAAACTGCAAAACTAGCAGTTGATTTTGCTCAAGAAAAAGGTTATGACGTTATAATATTAGATACAGCTGGACGTTTACAAATTGATCAACAATTAATGAAAGAATTAAAAGAAATTAGAAAAGCAGTTTCTCCTCAAGAAATATTATTAACTGTTGATGGTATGACAGGTCAAGATATTATTAATGTAAGTCAAGAATTCAACTCACAACTAAAACTTAGTGGGGTTATTGTTACTAAATTAGATGGTGACGCAAGAGGGGGAGCTACCCTATCAATAACTGATATTACAAAATTACCAATTAAATTTATTGGAGAAGGTGAAGGGATTTCTGCTCTTGCAGAATTTCACCCTAAACGTATGGCAGATCGTATTCTTGGAATGGGTGATGTTGAAACATTGTTTGAAAAAGCAGTAGATGTTGTTGACCAAAGAACAATGGAAAAAACAATGAAAAGAATGTTTGCTGGTCAATTTGATTTAGAAGATTTAAGAAACCAACTTGAACAATTATCAAAGATGGGTAGTTTGGGTGGTCTTATGAAAATGATGCCAGGAATGAATGGTAAAATTTCTGATCAACAACTTGAACAAGCTCAAAAACGCTTATTTGTTGCAAATGTTTTAATGAGTTCGATGACTATTAAAGAAAGAAGAGACCCAAAAGTATTAAAAGCACCAAATCGTAAAAAAAGAATTTTAAAAGGTTCAGGTAGAACTGAAAAAGAATATAATGAACTATTAAATCAATTTGATAAAGGTAAAAAACAAGTTTTGGAAATGGCAAAGCAACTTAAGTCTGGAAGAATGCCTAACATGGGAGGATTTAGACTTTAA
- a CDS encoding SDR family oxidoreductase: MKKLIVITGASSGIGKELAIKFANEGFPLLLLARRVKLIEELNLKNAICKSVDVRNYEDFKNAINEAQNIYGKVDCLINNAGIMPLDKIFNLSLDTQYDMVDINIKGVLNGMNVVINDMKDANAGTIINVSSVAGRWTSENRVVYNGTKFGVHAISESARKELAPYNVRILTIAPALVDTDLISTTTNEEVLNNYHNFKKNLKGGLSAKQVAEVIYYAYSLPQNVSLKEIVLSDTKQVV; the protein is encoded by the coding sequence ATGAAAAAATTAATTGTTATAACAGGTGCTTCATCTGGAATCGGAAAAGAACTAGCGATAAAATTTGCTAATGAAGGATTTCCTTTGTTGTTACTTGCAAGAAGAGTAAAACTTATTGAAGAATTAAATTTAAAAAATGCAATTTGTAAATCTGTTGATGTGAGAAATTATGAAGATTTTAAAAACGCTATTAATGAAGCGCAAAATATTTATGGCAAAGTAGATTGTTTGATTAATAATGCAGGTATTATGCCTCTAGATAAAATTTTTAATCTAAGTTTAGATACACAATATGATATGGTTGATATAAATATCAAAGGTGTATTAAATGGAATGAATGTTGTTATTAATGATATGAAAGATGCAAATGCTGGAACCATTATTAATGTAAGTAGTGTTGCCGGAAGATGAACTAGTGAAAACAGAGTGGTGTATAACGGTACAAAATTTGGAGTTCATGCAATAAGTGAATCTGCCAGAAAAGAACTTGCTCCATACAACGTAAGAATATTAACTATTGCACCAGCATTAGTAGATACTGATTTAATTTCAACTACAACAAACGAAGAAGTATTAAATAACTACCATAATTTCAAAAAAAACTTAAAAGGAGGATTAAGTGCAAAACAGGTTGCTGAAGTAATCTATTATGCATATTCTTTACCTCAAAATGTTTCTTTAAAAGAAATAGTATTATCTGATACTAAACAAGTTGTATAA
- a CDS encoding 23S rRNA (pseudouridine(1915)-N(3))-methyltransferase RlmH: MKLIIFYFNKITKEYKEIFEYYFKKLIKNININIIELEEYSKADFVSNQLKNEELINKKIKDFKDFELFLLDINSKQYTSIEFAKIIENNKNFKSAKIGFIIGPSDGFSNEFKKNFNKKISFGNLTLPHQLVRIILLEQIYRAFKIINNEPYHK; encoded by the coding sequence ATGAAATTAATAATATTTTATTTTAATAAAATAACAAAAGAATATAAAGAAATTTTTGAATATTATTTTAAAAAACTGATAAAAAATATAAATATCAATATTATTGAATTAGAAGAATATTCAAAAGCTGATTTTGTGTCAAATCAATTAAAAAACGAGGAATTGATAAATAAAAAAATTAAAGATTTTAAAGATTTTGAACTATTTTTACTAGATATTAATTCTAAACAGTACACATCAATAGAATTTGCAAAAATTATTGAAAATAATAAAAATTTTAAAAGCGCAAAAATTGGTTTTATAATTGGTCCAAGTGATGGTTTTAGTAATGAGTTTAAAAAAAACTTTAATAAAAAAATAAGTTTTGGAAATTTAACACTTCCACACCAATTGGTAAGAATTATATTATTAGAACAAATTTATCGAGCTTTTAAAATAATTAACAATGAGCCTTATCATAAGTAA
- the ylqF gene encoding ribosome biogenesis GTPase YlqF codes for MEKAHFNWFPGHMNKSIKEIEEKIKIVDLVIEIVDARAPFSTQNPLLRKVLSKRPRLILLSKCDLADDSVTESWINYFKQNGDQTYTIKNKQQNIYNDVLKLINLMTKEKQLRDISKGIEKPQLNVLVVGIPNVGKSTTIARLSKGKQLKIGNKPGVTRGMQRIIMSENITLIDTPGILPAKFENETIACNCAATNSIKIEVVPKERFATKLMRYIYNSYPSLIENKYKITKNVLRPINYDDTFKIFEEIAKRNKYIILDDVADVERAIALFINDLINNNFGKISFEKPIEIDKTSHSSMDEIDLEETIESDLTVEW; via the coding sequence ATGGAAAAAGCACATTTTAATTGATTTCCAGGTCATATGAATAAATCAATTAAAGAAATTGAAGAAAAAATTAAAATTGTAGATTTAGTAATAGAAATAGTAGATGCAAGAGCACCATTTTCAACTCAAAACCCATTACTTAGAAAAGTTTTATCAAAAAGGCCAAGATTGATTTTACTATCAAAGTGTGATTTAGCAGATGATTCTGTAACAGAATCATGGATAAATTATTTTAAACAAAATGGTGATCAAACTTATACAATTAAAAATAAACAACAAAACATTTATAATGATGTTTTAAAATTAATTAATTTAATGACTAAAGAAAAACAATTAAGAGATATAAGTAAAGGAATTGAAAAACCACAACTTAATGTTTTAGTTGTAGGAATTCCAAATGTAGGAAAATCAACAACTATTGCAAGATTATCTAAAGGCAAACAATTAAAAATAGGTAATAAGCCTGGAGTTACAAGAGGTATGCAAAGAATAATAATGTCTGAAAATATAACTCTAATAGATACACCTGGAATTTTGCCTGCTAAATTTGAAAATGAAACAATTGCTTGTAATTGTGCAGCTACTAACTCAATTAAAATTGAAGTTGTTCCAAAAGAAAGATTTGCAACTAAATTAATGCGCTATATTTACAATAGTTATCCATCATTAATTGAAAATAAATATAAAATTACAAAAAATGTTTTAAGACCAATAAATTATGATGATACTTTTAAAATATTTGAAGAAATCGCAAAAAGAAATAAATATATCATTCTTGATGATGTAGCAGATGTAGAAAGAGCTATTGCATTATTTATTAATGATTTAATAAATAATAATTTTGGAAAAATCTCATTTGAAAAACCAATTGAAATTGATAAAACAAGTCATTCATCAATGGATGAAATTGATCTTGAAGAAACAATAGAAAGTGATTTAACAGTTGAATGATAG
- a CDS encoding ribonuclease HII, with amino-acid sequence MIDDNIRYEFDKNIKLQYNAELISGSDEVGRGAMAGPIVVASVILKNNYFNPLIKDSKLIIEKQREILYEEIIKNSVCYSIKVYDSKIVDKLNPKQTSVLGMRESIQDLKIKPQLCLVDGENINLKDYQVLKIIKGDYLSQTIGAASILAKVFRDNLMKEYDKIYQGYNFFKHKGYCTKEHIQKVKELGILDIHRLSYKPVAEIKETQNEFWQDK; translated from the coding sequence ATGATAGATGACAATATTCGTTATGAATTTGATAAAAATATCAAACTTCAATATAATGCTGAATTAATTTCTGGAAGTGATGAAGTTGGTAGAGGAGCTATGGCAGGTCCAATAGTTGTTGCAAGTGTTATTTTAAAAAATAATTATTTTAATCCTTTAATAAAAGATTCAAAATTAATAATAGAAAAACAAAGAGAAATTCTTTATGAAGAAATTATAAAAAATTCAGTTTGTTATTCAATTAAAGTGTATGATTCAAAAATTGTTGATAAATTAAATCCTAAACAAACTAGTGTTTTAGGGATGCGAGAATCAATACAAGACTTAAAAATAAAACCACAACTATGTTTAGTTGATGGAGAAAATATTAATTTAAAAGATTATCAAGTATTAAAAATTATTAAAGGAGATTATTTAAGCCAAACAATTGGTGCTGCAAGTATTCTTGCAAAAGTATTTAGAGATAATTTAATGAAAGAGTATGACAAAATATATCAAGGATATAACTTTTTTAAACATAAAGGTTATTGTACAAAAGAGCATATACAAAAAGTAAAAGAACTAGGAATATTAGATATTCATAGATTAAGTTATAAACCAGTTGCTGAAATCAAGGAGACTCAAAATGAATTTTGACAAGACAAATAA
- a CDS encoding phospho-sugar mutase encodes MNFDKTNNTYLKWINNNNLDEEIKNLLSIASDEELNAAFNLKLEFGTAGIRGILGAGPGRFNIYTIKQVTISYAKLLISKYPNELNRGVVIGHDNRHNSAKFANIAAEILTSFGIKAYLFEENKMKPTPVVSFATKDLNAIGGIIITASHNPAAYNGYKIYDENGCQLIDSETEIIAKYMDAIEDVLDWTYKVDLSLLKTVDQKVINNYNKMIENLQFYKNENRDNFKIIFSAVNGTGTEFTPPLLKSFGYEIIEVEEHSFEDETFKNVGNPNPEFEPAWKIPLEYGQKNKDASIIILQDPDADRIGCAINHNGEWIRLDGNQTGPILIEWKLSQMQKHNLLPENPAMYSSFVTSDLGDRIAIETYGVKVIKTLTGFKWMGSEILKEPKRGLNFVFAYEESYGYVIDSSTRDKDGIQAATMLVEAAWYYKKQGKTLIDVLNEIYDKYGYYYTYTENLNFKPEEIKSKIDPIMKKLRRENFNIIGDLELNYVEDYIGGLFNMPGQNLLKFYFNDGSWIAIRPSGTEPKIKIYYVVVDKTKNLAEQKCNMLIKNLNEILEIN; translated from the coding sequence ATGAATTTTGACAAGACAAATAATACATATTTAAAATGAATTAATAACAATAATTTAGATGAAGAAATAAAGAATTTATTAAGTATTGCTAGTGATGAAGAGTTAAACGCAGCATTTAATTTAAAATTAGAATTTGGAACAGCTGGTATAAGAGGAATTCTTGGTGCAGGACCTGGAAGATTTAACATTTATACAATTAAACAAGTTACAATTAGTTATGCAAAATTACTAATTTCAAAATATCCAAATGAGTTAAATAGGGGAGTTGTCATTGGTCATGACAACCGCCATAATTCTGCAAAGTTTGCTAATATTGCAGCAGAAATTCTTACAAGTTTTGGTATTAAAGCATATTTATTTGAAGAAAATAAAATGAAACCAACCCCAGTTGTTTCTTTTGCAACAAAAGATTTAAATGCAATCGGAGGTATTATAATTACTGCAAGTCATAATCCAGCTGCATATAATGGTTATAAAATTTATGATGAAAACGGTTGCCAATTAATTGATAGCGAAACTGAAATAATTGCTAAATATATGGATGCAATTGAGGATGTATTAGATTGAACTTATAAAGTAGATTTAAGTTTATTAAAAACCGTAGATCAAAAAGTTATTAATAATTACAATAAAATGATTGAAAATCTTCAATTTTATAAAAATGAAAATAGAGATAATTTCAAAATTATTTTTTCTGCAGTTAATGGGACTGGAACAGAATTTACACCACCCTTATTAAAATCTTTTGGTTATGAAATTATTGAAGTAGAAGAACACTCTTTTGAAGATGAAACTTTTAAAAATGTTGGTAACCCAAACCCAGAATTTGAACCTGCTTGAAAAATTCCATTAGAATATGGACAAAAAAATAAAGATGCATCAATAATAATATTACAAGATCCTGATGCTGATCGAATCGGTTGTGCAATAAATCATAATGGAGAATGAATTAGATTGGATGGTAATCAAACTGGTCCAATTTTAATTGAATGAAAACTTAGTCAGATGCAAAAACATAACTTATTACCAGAAAATCCTGCAATGTATTCAAGTTTTGTAACTAGTGATTTAGGAGATAGAATTGCTATAGAAACTTATGGTGTAAAAGTTATTAAAACATTAACTGGATTTAAATGAATGGGATCAGAAATTTTAAAAGAACCAAAAAGAGGATTAAACTTTGTTTTTGCTTATGAAGAAAGTTATGGATATGTTATTGATTCTTCAACAAGAGATAAAGACGGTATTCAAGCAGCAACAATGCTTGTAGAAGCTGCGTGATATTATAAAAAACAAGGAAAAACTTTAATTGATGTTTTAAACGAAATTTATGATAAATATGGTTATTATTACACTTATACCGAAAACTTAAACTTTAAACCTGAAGAAATTAAATCTAAAATTGATCCAATTATGAAAAAATTAAGAAGAGAAAATTTTAATATTATTGGAGATTTAGAATTAAATTATGTAGAAGACTATATCGGTGGCTTATTTAATATGCCAGGACAAAATTTATTAAAATTTTACTTTAATGATGGTAGTTGAATTGCTATTAGACCAAGCGGCACAGAACCTAAAATAAAAATTTATTATGTTGTTGTTGATAAAACAAAGAACTTAGCTGAACAAAAATGTAATATGCTTATAAAAAATTTAAACGAGATACTTGAAATTAATTAA
- a CDS encoding single-stranded DNA-binding protein, with product MNNVTVIGQIEELPQVIYNSKSGDKKLYKFVLKVPRGYKTKDGKEQQDFINVKVWGNILGDEYEYFDQSLVGVEGKLVSYGLSDATSYGNELVASKIMQLN from the coding sequence ATGAATAATGTTACAGTAATTGGACAAATAGAAGAATTACCACAAGTTATTTACAACTCTAAAAGTGGTGATAAAAAATTATATAAGTTTGTATTAAAAGTTCCTAGAGGATATAAAACAAAAGATGGAAAAGAGCAACAAGACTTTATTAATGTAAAAGTTTGAGGAAATATTTTAGGTGATGAATATGAGTATTTTGATCAATCATTAGTTGGAGTCGAAGGAAAATTAGTATCATATGGATTAAGTGATGCTACAAGTTATGGGAATGAACTTGTTGCAAGTAAAATAATGCAACTAAATTAG
- a CDS encoding DNA-processing protein DprA, with the protein MEKVLLYFSLKYNGNWDKIYSALENKEKILHSQLEDIENNIDCDFITILNPLYPSYLKTTHKPPFVIFYKGNIELITKYNKNISVIGGKEFSDQGLKNTYKIIKELNEEKRIIVTYQNAGINDAIIDLCKEENYESIVVLSNSMKSYLDLTKNSSPTNNKLYISENYNSCEIDKILYSEYVNRLICGLSKGLLFTQYSFSDSYFSLVNYAINEGKEIFAMPSNDKKLNETNKLIKMGAKFTENAKDIVNEI; encoded by the coding sequence ATGGAAAAAGTATTACTATACTTTAGTTTAAAATATAATGGTAACTGAGATAAAATTTATAGTGCTTTAGAAAATAAAGAAAAAATTTTACATAGTCAACTTGAAGATATTGAAAACAATATTGACTGTGACTTTATAACAATTTTGAATCCTTTATATCCAAGTTATTTAAAAACAACTCATAAACCACCTTTTGTAATTTTTTACAAAGGTAACATTGAGCTAATCACTAAATATAACAAAAATATCTCTGTAATTGGAGGTAAAGAGTTTAGTGACCAAGGTTTAAAAAACACTTATAAAATTATTAAGGAATTAAATGAAGAAAAAAGAATTATTGTTACATATCAAAATGCTGGAATTAATGATGCAATTATTGATTTATGTAAAGAAGAAAACTACGAAAGTATAGTAGTTCTTTCTAATTCTATGAAAAGTTATTTAGATTTAACTAAAAATTCTTCTCCTACAAATAATAAATTATACATAAGTGAAAATTATAATAGTTGTGAAATTGATAAAATTTTATATAGCGAGTATGTTAATCGATTAATTTGTGGTCTTTCTAAGGGATTGTTATTTACTCAATACAGTTTTTCTGATTCTTATTTTTCTTTAGTTAATTATGCAATAAACGAAGGAAAAGAAATTTTTGCAATGCCATCAAATGATAAAAAATTAAATGAAACTAATAAGTTGATTAAAATGGGTGCAAAATTTACAGAAAATGCAAAAGATATAGTAAATGAAATATAA